Genomic DNA from Thermobifida alba:
GGAACGACTCGGCCTGGGTCTCGATGTTGGCGTAGGTCCACTCGGCGGGGTGGGAGTTGTGCTTGATGGCGGCGTTCTCGGCGGGCAGCCCGAAGGAGTCCCAGCCGATCGGGTGCAGCACGTTCTCCCCGCGCGCGAAGTGGTAGCGCGCGATGACGTCGCCGATCGCGAACGCCTCGGCGTGCCCCATGTGGAGGTCACCCGAGGGGTAGGGGAACATGTCGAGCACATAGCGCCGCGGACGGGTGTCGGCCGGGTCCTCGCTGGCCGTGAAGGGGTTCTCCTTCGCCCACCGGGCCTGCCACTTCTCCTGGAGTGCCCGGGCGTCGTAGGAGTCGCTCGTCGTCTGGTCGCCGCTAACCGCTGTCATCGTTGGATGGTTCCTCTACCGGTGTTGCCCTGGGGCGGGTTCCGATCTGGCGTCCTGCCACTGGTGGACCAGCCTTCCGGCGCGTCGGCAGACCTCTGGGGCCGCCGGTTCCGGATGCCTTCCCTCAAGGTTAGCGTGCGACGACACCGCCGCGGCGCCCCGTTTCCCGGCCGCCGCCGGCGAAGCGCGCGCCGACCCCGGTGTGCTGTCGGAAGGGGCGCAAGTCCCACGCGTCGCCCCCGGGAAGCGACTACCGTGGACACGGTACGGAAACGTGCCGGCTCCCGGTTCTCCCCCGCCCCGCCGGTTGCCGCTCGGCGTGCTCCGCCGCGTCCCGGTCGGAAGGTGCGGCGTCCGAACGCCCGCCGCGCGGGCGCGGCCGTCCCGTTCCGCGACCGTCGTCGCCCCGTCCGCGGGGCGTGCCGGCGCGTGGGCGGGGCGGTGTCGGCGGACCGTCCCGCCCCGGTTGTGCAGCAGTCCGATCCCCGCCCGACAGCGGGGACTTCCCAGGAGGAGACCAGATGTCCCTGTTCGACGTCCGCACCGTGCTCCGGGTGTTCCTGGCCGCCGCGGTGGGTGCGGCGCTGGCGGCGTGTTCGGCGCAGGGCGAGCAGCCTCCCGCCGACACGGTCGCGGTGCAGAGCCCGGCCCCGGTGCTGGGCGACTACGACGACCGCATCCAGCTGGTCGAGGGCTCCCCCCACACCCTCGCGGCCGAGGACGGCGGCTCCGTCGTCCTGGAGGTCACCGGACACGACGAGGCGGAGCCGAGCGTGGTCGTCCGGGTGGCGCCGGAGGACGGCGAGGCCGAGGAGTGGACGGTGACCCTGGGCGACCTGATCGACGTGGCCGGGGCCACCTGGCGTGTCTCGGAGCTCGGCTTCAGCGACTCGATGCCCGGCTCGGTGACGCTCACCAGGGCGGAGTAACCATCCCCAACCTGGGCAGAACAGTTCTGGCTCCTGTCTTCCCCCATAAGTTACTGTGCAGTAGAACAGTGGTGGACGACACATCTCCCAAAGGAGACAGGATGCTCAATCTCTCGGTTCTGCTGGAGGACGGCGCCCGCAACCAACCCGAGCGCGACGCGATCGTCTTCGGCGACATGCGGCTGAACTACGCCCTGGTCGACATGATCGCCAACCAGGTGGCCAACCTGCTGGTGTCCCGCGGTATCCGCCCCGGGGACCGGGTCGCGATCGCCTGCCCCAACGTCCCGTACTTCCCCTTCGTCTACTTCGGCGCGCTCAAGGCCGGCGCGGTCGTCGTCCCGTTGAACGTCCTGCTCACGCCCCGGGAGATCGAGTACCACCTGCGCGACTCCGGCGCCAAGGCGCTGTTCGCCTTCACCGGCACCCCGGAGCTGCCGCTGGGCGAACGCGCCTGGAAGGCGTTCCACGAGGTCGCCGAGTGCGAGGTGTACATCGACCTGCCCGCCACGGCCGGGGCCACCGAGTCCACGATCGAGGGTGCCGAGACCTTCTGGGCCGCGCTGGGCGGGCAGCCCGGCGAGTTCGAGTCGGTCCGCACCGAGGCCGACGACACCGCGGTGATCATCTACACCAGCGGCACCACCGGCCAGCCCAAGGGCGCCGAGCTGACCCACAACAACCTGCTGTTCAACGCGGTCGCCTCCAGCGCGCTGTTCGACCACGCCCCCGGCGACCACGACGTGTTCCTCACCGTGCTG
This window encodes:
- a CDS encoding DUF6406 domain-containing protein, which codes for MSLFDVRTVLRVFLAAAVGAALAACSAQGEQPPADTVAVQSPAPVLGDYDDRIQLVEGSPHTLAAEDGGSVVLEVTGHDEAEPSVVVRVAPEDGEAEEWTVTLGDLIDVAGATWRVSELGFSDSMPGSVTLTRAE